The following proteins are encoded in a genomic region of Desulfosporosinus youngiae DSM 17734:
- a CDS encoding helix-turn-helix transcriptional regulator: MQINRLFEILYILLDKKTATSKELAERFEVSPRTIYRDVEILSAAGIPVYMRKGKGGGIFLLPGFILNKTVLTEREKEDILSSLRALKAVSLTETNTALNKLGSLFGESSSDWIEVDFSTWANPREETQTFNTLKFAILAKKIVSFTYANAQGQESAREAEPLKLCFRGSAWYLYAYCRTKRDVRFFKLKRIKKLHIEEENFQRHSPARVFEEKNPFPQETVTIKLKLSSQVAYRVYDEFDQFERQPDGSFRAEITCPKNEWIFYYIATFGSHCVVLEPEDIRNQVKAQLEKALDNYY; encoded by the coding sequence GTGCAGATTAATCGCTTATTTGAAATCCTCTATATCCTGCTTGACAAAAAAACGGCAACGTCTAAGGAACTGGCAGAGCGTTTTGAAGTTTCGCCCAGAACCATCTATCGCGATGTCGAGATCCTGTCCGCCGCAGGTATTCCGGTTTATATGCGCAAAGGGAAAGGCGGGGGAATTTTCTTGCTTCCCGGTTTTATACTCAATAAAACGGTTTTAACCGAGCGGGAAAAAGAAGATATCTTGTCTTCATTAAGAGCTTTAAAAGCCGTAAGCTTAACTGAAACAAACACTGCCTTAAATAAACTCGGCAGCTTGTTCGGCGAATCGAGCAGCGATTGGATTGAGGTGGATTTTTCTACTTGGGCCAACCCCAGGGAAGAAACTCAAACCTTCAATACCTTAAAGTTCGCCATATTAGCCAAAAAAATCGTTTCCTTTACTTATGCCAATGCCCAAGGACAGGAATCGGCGCGTGAGGCCGAGCCTTTAAAGTTATGCTTTAGGGGCAGCGCCTGGTACTTGTATGCCTACTGCAGGACAAAACGCGACGTTCGTTTTTTTAAATTAAAACGGATAAAAAAGCTTCATATTGAGGAAGAAAATTTCCAGCGCCATTCTCCGGCCAGAGTTTTTGAGGAAAAGAATCCCTTTCCCCAAGAAACTGTGACCATAAAACTCAAACTTTCGTCTCAAGTTGCCTACAGGGTATACGATGAGTTTGATCAGTTTGAGCGGCAGCCGGACGGAAGCTTTAGGGCAGAAATCACCTGTCCCAAAAACGAATGGATCTTTTATTACATTGCTACCTTCGGCAGTCATTGCGTGGTTCTGGAACCGGAGGATATTCGCAATCAAGTCAAGGCGCAGCTTGAAAAAGCCTTGGACAATTATTATTAA
- a CDS encoding GyrI-like domain-containing protein: MDYTMVHLAQKIVVGVKAVTGNDDPKMNEVIGGLWEKLYQGGVSASIKNKLNEYAIGLYSDYSNNG, encoded by the coding sequence ATGGATTATACAATGGTCCATTTAGCACAAAAAATTGTAGTAGGGGTCAAGGCAGTCACCGGTAACGACGACCCTAAAATGAACGAAGTTATAGGAGGGCTCTGGGAAAAACTTTATCAAGGCGGCGTGAGCGCCTCAATCAAAAATAAGCTCAACGAGTATGCCATTGGGCTCTACTCCGATTATTCAAACAACGGATAG
- a CDS encoding MarR family winged helix-turn-helix transcriptional regulator, with protein sequence MTKSETDANEYLRIYFKLNAQYEAYAKSLGVSYSTLSALRIIFEHDGNCTQRTICEYTFLPKQTVNAIVTGLLHHGAIRMVELDSDRRQKVIHFTDKGRAFAFEVIQTIKNAESKAMESLDENQSTAMLAAAKLYVERLRSYLLE encoded by the coding sequence ATGACTAAATCAGAAACGGATGCGAATGAGTATTTGCGCATTTACTTTAAACTCAATGCCCAATATGAAGCGTATGCGAAAAGTCTTGGAGTTTCTTACAGTACATTATCGGCACTCCGAATTATCTTTGAACACGATGGGAATTGTACGCAAAGGACCATTTGTGAATACACCTTTCTTCCCAAACAGACGGTCAACGCTATCGTGACAGGTTTGCTGCATCACGGGGCAATTAGAATGGTCGAGCTTGATTCCGACAGGAGGCAAAAGGTTATTCATTTTACAGACAAAGGCCGGGCCTTTGCCTTTGAAGTGATTCAAACGATTAAAAATGCCGAGAGCAAAGCAATGGAAAGTTTGGATGAAAACCAGAGTACAGCTATGCTTGCGGCTGCAAAATTATATGTGGAGCGTTTGCGCAGCTATTTATTGGAATAG
- a CDS encoding MDR family MFS transporter: MEKEQKATVIVLICGAFLSVLNQTLMNPAIPSVMAELKINATTAQWLVSGFTLVNAIVVAVSAFLMDRFSTRKLFIAVFGLFFAGSLLAAWGINFPVLLAGRILQAICAGVMLPMSMTVLLLIFPHGKRGSAMGMYNFVIMFAPAMGPAISGILTDMAGWHVMFLIMAVLAAIIILIAAFAMKNFGKTKQVSLDKLSVTESSLGLFCLLYGFTMFGKVETLPAAVVLIALGAGILLVFARRQLKLTEPFLELRVLFDKQFLYGIVISMLISASLAAVSLTLPIYVQTVRGFSATISGLIMVPGSILGAIGGYFAGNLHDKFGARYLSIAGVALLSLGSLGMAMWGLETPIIIMIIVYCARSFGLMIANTPINIWSISNLPDEILHHGNAVSSAMRQVASTFGVALMVSTMSLATNLYAVDNSARSQLIGIHAAFYLSIAIAVIGLVLVIVKVKDRKKTQVISESETASELDAAMHSNPYTLSSGDSIERVIEKFIEYRTSGLPVIDNSRHIIGYVSDGDVLRYMAKQDVHVVGESFSLVLPDNEEFMSKARELLQRNVLEIATKHTITVELSTSLAEVCRLFYEHKLRKIPVTQNDVLVGTISRGDTMRYLMKRLPFNTEHKTG; the protein is encoded by the coding sequence ATGGAAAAAGAACAAAAAGCCACAGTCATTGTCTTGATCTGTGGCGCTTTTTTATCGGTGCTGAACCAAACGCTGATGAATCCGGCTATCCCCTCAGTTATGGCTGAACTGAAGATAAACGCGACCACTGCGCAGTGGCTCGTTTCCGGCTTTACTTTGGTAAACGCCATTGTCGTGGCTGTTTCAGCGTTTTTAATGGATAGATTTTCTACAAGGAAACTATTCATCGCCGTTTTCGGTTTATTTTTTGCCGGCAGCCTGCTTGCGGCTTGGGGGATCAACTTTCCTGTTCTGCTGGCCGGACGGATATTGCAAGCCATATGTGCGGGCGTTATGCTGCCAATGTCAATGACTGTGCTGCTCCTCATTTTTCCCCACGGAAAGCGCGGCAGCGCAATGGGAATGTATAACTTTGTGATAATGTTCGCGCCCGCCATGGGTCCCGCAATTTCGGGCATTCTTACAGATATGGCAGGCTGGCACGTTATGTTTCTAATTATGGCGGTGTTAGCGGCAATCATCATACTTATTGCGGCATTTGCGATGAAAAATTTCGGCAAGACAAAACAGGTTTCTCTTGATAAACTATCAGTCACGGAGTCGTCATTAGGGCTTTTTTGTCTGCTTTACGGCTTTACTATGTTCGGTAAGGTTGAAACACTGCCTGCCGCAGTCGTGCTGATTGCCCTGGGTGCCGGGATACTTCTTGTTTTTGCCCGCCGTCAGCTTAAACTTACAGAGCCATTTTTAGAGCTTCGGGTGCTTTTTGACAAACAGTTCCTCTATGGAATTGTGATTTCTATGCTAATATCAGCGTCCCTTGCGGCAGTGTCCCTCACCCTTCCTATCTATGTTCAAACTGTACGTGGGTTTTCGGCTACAATTTCAGGATTGATTATGGTTCCCGGTTCAATCTTAGGCGCAATTGGGGGATATTTTGCGGGTAATTTACACGATAAATTCGGGGCGCGCTACCTTTCGATTGCAGGAGTAGCCTTGTTGTCACTCGGTTCCCTGGGAATGGCAATGTGGGGGCTGGAAACTCCAATTATAATAATGATTATTGTTTACTGTGCCCGTTCTTTTGGGTTGATGATTGCCAATACGCCGATTAACATTTGGTCAATCAGCAATCTGCCGGATGAGATTCTGCATCACGGAAACGCGGTGTCAAGCGCTATGCGTCAAGTTGCTTCCACTTTTGGTGTTGCCCTTATGGTATCGACCATGTCACTTGCCACAAATTTGTACGCTGTTGATAATTCTGCAAGGTCGCAGTTAATCGGAATTCATGCCGCGTTTTATCTCAGCATTGCCATTGCTGTTATCGGTCTTGTGCTGGTTATTGTTAAGGTAAAAGACCGCAAGAAGACCCAGGTTATTTCTGAAAGCGAAACTGCATCAGAGCTTGATGCGGCGATGCACTCGAACCCTTACACGCTATCGTCCGGCGATTCAATTGAACGGGTGATCGAAAAATTCATCGAATACCGCACAAGCGGGTTGCCTGTCATCGACAATAGCAGGCACATTATCGGCTATGTGTCGGATGGGGATGTTCTGCGCTATATGGCAAAACAAGATGTGCATGTTGTCGGAGAATCATTTTCTCTTGTGTTACCGGACAATGAAGAGTTTATGTCCAAAGCCAGGGAGCTTTTGCAAAGAAACGTACTGGAAATCGCAACAAAGCACACGATAACGGTGGAACTCAGTACCTCCTTAGCGGAGGTCTGCCGGCTATTTTACGAACACAAGCTGAGGAAAATACCCGTAACGCAAAATGATGTTCTTGTGGGAACAATCAGCAGGGGCGATACCATGCGTTACTTGATGAAACGGCTGCCATTTAACACTGAGCACAAAACAGGCTGA
- a CDS encoding VanZ family protein — MILRFIIVTITWFISALPFLIPYHILLTSQSKKIGYKLSIEHILAVYVFVYYLTGVLSFTGIPSIMDIVHNSFGIITPKGLNFPPDEINLILFRWLTEGVRPYIENILLFIPLGFMLPCIWKRYEGLWQTALSGITFSLIIELSQLFNRRITDIDDLLMNTLGALMGWVIFRLLKDHLAKLQVKVSVQSTKIEKFPLLLRKEAWFYMVIAFAGMFFVFYPFLRSLLYPLVRSVFI, encoded by the coding sequence ATGATTTTAAGGTTTATTATAGTGACAATTACATGGTTTATTAGTGCTTTGCCATTCTTGATTCCCTACCATATACTACTGACCTCTCAAAGCAAAAAGATTGGCTATAAACTGTCAATTGAACATATTCTAGCCGTATATGTCTTTGTGTACTACCTTACCGGTGTGCTAAGTTTTACCGGCATTCCTTCCATAATGGATATTGTTCATAACAGCTTTGGAATAATAACACCAAAAGGGTTGAATTTTCCACCGGATGAGATTAATCTGATTCTATTTCGCTGGCTTACAGAGGGTGTTCGCCCCTATATAGAAAATATCCTGCTTTTTATCCCGCTTGGCTTTATGCTTCCATGTATTTGGAAAAGGTATGAAGGGTTATGGCAAACAGCATTATCCGGTATTACCTTCTCTCTTATCATAGAATTGAGTCAATTATTCAATCGAAGAATAACGGATATTGATGATTTACTGATGAATACTCTCGGAGCGTTAATGGGCTGGGTGATTTTCAGGCTGCTGAAAGACCATTTAGCAAAATTACAGGTCAAGGTTTCCGTCCAAAGTACCAAAATTGAAAAATTTCCCTTGCTCCTTCGTAAAGAGGCATGGTTTTATATGGTCATCGCATTCGCCGGTATGTTCTTTGTGTTTTACCCATTTTTAAGATCTTTGCTTTACCCACTTGTAAGATCTGTATTCATTTAA
- a CDS encoding nuclear transport factor 2 family protein translates to MKVENKNVELAIEFIKAVSEGKTGEELNNFYDESANQIEYPNLLTKKIVERNLDAIKDASIKGQQVISFQNYEIIKAYSCGDTVVIEAIWTGRLAIPLGKLKAGDEMKAYFAQFFEFRDSKIVEQRNYDCFENFL, encoded by the coding sequence ATGAAAGTGGAAAACAAAAATGTTGAATTGGCAATCGAATTTATTAAGGCAGTAAGTGAAGGAAAAACAGGAGAGGAACTTAATAATTTTTATGATGAATCCGCAAATCAAATTGAGTATCCTAATTTATTAACAAAAAAGATTGTTGAGAGAAACCTGGATGCTATAAAAGATGCATCAATAAAAGGACAGCAGGTTATTTCATTTCAAAATTACGAGATTATAAAAGCATATTCTTGTGGAGATACAGTTGTTATTGAAGCGATTTGGACTGGCAGGTTAGCAATTCCATTAGGAAAGCTGAAAGCCGGTGATGAAATGAAAGCATATTTTGCCCAATTTTTTGAGTTCAGAGATAGTAAAATTGTAGAGCAACGAAATTATGATTGCTTCGAAAACTTTCTTTAA
- the rbr gene encoding rubrerythrin, which translates to MEEFSSKTEKNLWEAFIGESQARNKYTYFASVAKKEGYEQISSFFLETAENEKEHAKIWFRELGGISNTIENMKAAAAGENSEWTEMYPRMAAEAREEGLEHIAKLFEHVAKIEKEHEERYKQLLENLEEGKVFKKDGKVYWKCRNCGHIHEGREAPEICPVCEHLRAYFEVRGENY; encoded by the coding sequence ATGGAGGAGTTTAGTTCAAAAACGGAAAAAAATTTATGGGAAGCTTTTATAGGAGAATCTCAAGCCCGCAATAAGTATACCTACTTTGCATCCGTAGCCAAAAAAGAAGGGTATGAGCAAATTAGTTCATTTTTCTTGGAAACGGCTGAAAATGAGAAGGAACATGCTAAAATTTGGTTCAGAGAACTTGGCGGTATTTCAAATACTATTGAAAATATGAAAGCGGCGGCAGCCGGAGAAAACAGCGAATGGACTGAGATGTATCCGAGAATGGCTGCTGAAGCCCGGGAGGAAGGGTTAGAGCATATTGCCAAGTTATTTGAACACGTGGCAAAAATCGAAAAAGAACACGAGGAACGTTATAAGCAGCTTTTAGAGAACCTGGAAGAGGGCAAAGTCTTTAAAAAAGATGGCAAGGTTTATTGGAAATGCAGAAACTGCGGTCATATTCACGAGGGAAGAGAAGCACCTGAGATATGTCCGGTCTGTGAACATCTCAGAGCATATTTTGAGGTTCGAGGAGAAAACTATTAG
- the nudC gene encoding NAD(+) diphosphatase produces the protein MLSKVDGDSMARWLLFKGNKILISEDKVLEFTLPDIDFYKLSKKLVRSQFLGQVEGRSYYAAELTPEIAAPETMVFCDLRRLLGKIPDALFFLAGKACQILHWDRTHQYCSRCGARTENKIDERAKLCPACGLVNYPRISPAIIVAITKDRKLLLAKGSGFQADFYSVLAGFVEPGETFEECVQREVREEVGLEVENIGYFGSQPWPFPDSLMVGFTAEYAGGDITIDEKEILNAGWFDADQLPLIPRTGSIARSLIDWFIERVKSEETSSI, from the coding sequence GTGTTGAGCAAAGTTGATGGGGATTCAATGGCACGTTGGTTGTTGTTTAAAGGAAATAAAATTCTCATTTCAGAAGATAAAGTGCTGGAATTTACGTTACCAGATATTGATTTTTATAAATTAAGCAAGAAGCTGGTCCGTAGTCAATTCCTGGGCCAGGTGGAGGGGCGTTCTTATTATGCCGCGGAACTTACCCCGGAGATTGCTGCTCCGGAAACTATGGTATTTTGCGACTTGCGTCGTTTACTTGGCAAGATCCCGGATGCTTTGTTTTTCTTAGCAGGTAAAGCCTGTCAAATTTTACATTGGGATCGTACCCATCAGTACTGCAGCCGGTGCGGAGCCCGGACAGAAAATAAAATCGATGAAAGGGCTAAGCTTTGTCCAGCATGTGGGCTTGTAAACTATCCAAGGATTTCTCCGGCAATTATAGTGGCGATTACAAAAGACCGCAAACTATTATTAGCGAAGGGGAGTGGCTTTCAAGCCGACTTCTATAGCGTCTTGGCTGGGTTTGTAGAACCGGGGGAAACATTTGAAGAGTGTGTGCAAAGAGAAGTCAGAGAAGAAGTGGGCCTGGAAGTTGAGAATATTGGATATTTTGGCAGCCAGCCTTGGCCCTTCCCAGATTCTCTGATGGTTGGTTTTACAGCCGAATATGCCGGTGGGGACATAACTATTGATGAAAAGGAAATCTTGAATGCCGGATGGTTTGACGCCGATCAGCTTCCGCTGATACCTAGAACCGGAAGCATAGCCCGGAGCTTAAT